Proteins co-encoded in one Perca flavescens isolate YP-PL-M2 chromosome 11, PFLA_1.0, whole genome shotgun sequence genomic window:
- the LOC114564619 gene encoding transmembrane protein 50B: MAGFLDSFRWPEYECIDWGERRNAVASIVSGVLFFTGWWIMIDAAVMYRSQEQMNHAFHTCGVFSTIAFFMINAVSNSQVRGDTYEEGCLGRTGARLWLFIGFMMMFGSLIVSILILFGGYVVPKKEVAPGLAVFFQNAFIFFSTLIYKFGRTEDLWG, translated from the exons ATGGCAGGCTTTCTTGATAGCTTCCGCTGGCCAGAGTATGAATGCATCGACTGGGGGGAGAGGAGGAACGCAGTGGCTTCTATTGTCTCAGGAGTTCTG TTCTTCACAGGCTGGTGGATCATGATTGACGCAGCAGTGATGTATCGATCTCAGGAGCAGATGAACCATGCATTCCACACATGTGGCGTCTTCTCCACCATAGCATTCTTCAT GATAAATGCAGTTTCTAATAGCCAGGTGAGGGGAGACACATATGAAGAGGGCTGCCTTGGCAGGACAG GAGCTCGTCTCTGGCTCTTCATCGGCTTCATGATGATGTTTGGCTCGCTCATCGTCTCCATCTTGATCCTGTTCGGTGGCTACGTGGTGCCAA AGAAAGAAGTGGCACCCGGGCTGGCTGTGTTCTTTCAGAACGCCTTCATCTTTTTTAG